The DNA sequence CTTATTTAATAAGGGTATGGTGGTTATTGTTCAGGATGAAGTGCAAGAAATATTACATACAAGGCCCTAAGAAAGGTACTATTGACAAGTTTTGTGACCTACCTGGTGCTCCTGATAATATTCATTATGATGGACAAGGAAACTATTGGATTGGAATAGCCACGGTAAAATAGTACCAACCCTAAGCTTCATTATTATTACTCATTCTATTCTatgttatataattaaaaaataataactttactaatagatgatatataattaaaaaataaatatttaaattcgtctttaaaaatttttaaatccaacgttttaattttgtataaatttttattactttaaaattattttcagaaaaattaattaaagaagggttaatttatgttataataagattttttgagattttattattttataataatttttttaattatttatttatctagtatgcatattaaaaattttattgaaagcCACAGAAAAATCAATCTAtataattaaaagtaatttttggAAACTTCAAAGTAAGAAAATTTGTTGAGGACTAAAATCTCAAATGTAAAATTTGTTGGGATTAATTTAGATATATATTTACTCATAATTAAATGTttggataaaataaattaaataactaaattatCTATAGAGAGTACTGAAATTccatacaaattaaattattaattaattaatacctaAATGTTGGTTAAATGTGAATGAATTACAGGAATTTACAGCTGGAATGGAATTAGCATACAAATACCCTTTCATTCGGAAGGCTGTAATGATGTTTTCAAAGTATATAATGAATCCAAGTTTTGCCAAGAATGGAGGAGTTATAGCTGTTGACTTGGAAGGAAACCCAATTGCTCACTATTATGATCCCAAATTATCATTAACAAGTGGAATTAAAATTGGTAATCACATTTATTGTGGCTCCATTTCCTACCCTTTTATAATAAGTCTTGATGTCAACCAATATCCTGCCACTCACTCAACTTGAACAATAAAATACATCTACCTCATAAGATTATATGATGTATGTTATATGTTTTTTAATTAATCTATTTTCTgactatatattaattaaaaagttgattaaaatcacttttaaatgtgttgttatatgaaaaaaaagttataaatattagtaatatactaatatgtgaatatgttcaTGATGTATTATATTATTTCTTTGATTTGGAGccaatttagataaataatttaattaaatttaaaaaaaaattaaaacataagaatttatattaaaataacttataaataagttattttatatttaaaaagttaccataaaagtatttattttaaagtcGTTTAATAAATAAGAATGATAaagtaaattttgaaaaagaaaaaagttaaattttttattttttatttttttaaaagtttttaaataattttttaaaaaattaaaaatatatttaaaaaattatacaaaatatcattaatataattttttataagtcgaaaacttcaaaaaaaaatttttgaagctTCCAAACAGATCCTTAGTGCTTATTGAAGAAGAGGTTCGTTAAAAAGGTGAAATAATTGCTAACGTGGTCATTTTAGAGTTGAAGATAgcaacaaattaattaaaagcaTATGACATCATATATAGTGATTTATCTGAGAATTAAAGGTGGACCCAatgatttttttgtcttttttatcatccgaaatttttaaaaagttttacaagagtttttatttgttaaataaaaTATCTCAATGGTATCAAAAGTGAACGCACTTATAAGCactattagaaatttagaatgaataaatacattaaaaattggTAGTGCAGCTTATTGCTACTCTGCCTGAAGTCCAAATTGACCATTGACCatgacaagaaaaaaaaaaggaatacttattatttaaattaatttaaattggtcGAATAATTGGTTTATTTGTTCGTTTAAATAAGTATTGAGTTTCGAATCTCACCTTATATATATGCAACAACTCATTAACTAACAACAAACGtttaaatagatataagataattAGTTCTTAACTTCTCGAATTGCAGATATAGATTAGTATTAATACACTAATTTTATAATTGACATGTCTTATAAATGTAATGTTGCCTAACCTCTAGGATGGGAAGTGCAATTCATGAAAACCACAAAGAAAGCAAAAGAAGACATAAGACTAAACAAATTTGAAGTCAAAACAAATAAAGAAGAACCGACCTAGAAAGTTATTTAAATCAATGAACTTTTAAGTCttcaactatatatatacacacatagaGGCTCTCTTCTTCAGAATTTAGAGccaaaaacaaaaacacaaaatcaacaaaggtTAAAGATACATGTTTCTCAATAAAATGAAGCTTCTTCTTTTCTCCTTTACCATAAACTTGCTCTGTTTTTTTCAATCTAACATAGCTTCTTTTTCTCTAGCAATAGAAAACAACAACGATAATAATGATGAGCTTAATGCACTGCTCAAGTTCAAGGAAGCTATATCCAATGACCCTCATAAAATCTTAACCTCTTGGAATAGCTCCAACCACTTTTGCAATTGGCATGGAATCACATGTAGCAAAAGAGAGCAAAGAGTTTTGGAGTTGAACTTAGAAGGATATCAATTGCAAGGGTTCATGTCACCCCATATTGGCAATCTCTCTTCTTTACAAACTCTCAACCTTCAAAACAATAATTTCTACGGCGGGATTCCGCCGGAACTTGGTCATCTGTCTAGGCTGCGACTACTCTTTCTCGCCAATAACTCGCTGGCCGGAGAAATTCCAACCAACTtaacaagttgtttggaacttaGGTATTGTTAAAGATATTATAGTGTTAGATATTTTTAGATTAATTATTAGTTGGCTATATTTTTCACCCTACATAAGCATACGCTTCACTTTTATtgattagtaattttttttaatagaaaatactTTCTGTACAACACAAAAAATATCTAGCAAGTATTCAAAAGTATGTGTATTTTGTTTTGAAATTGTTGTGTACTTGTGTTAAGAGTATTTGTGTATTTATAATATTTGTGTTACTTTTTTTCTAatcatcataatatatatatatgttttttcagGCGTATATATTTACAAGGGAACAATCTTAGTGGAAAAATACCAATGGAGATTGGTTCTCTTAAAGAACTTCAATGGTTATGGTTGGCCAAGAATCATTTATCAGGGAAGATACCATATTCCATATGGAATCTTTCATCCCTTCTTGTTCTTTCTCTTTCATATAACAACTTGGAGGGAAAGATACCACAAAACATTGGCAACTTGAAACATTTGCAAATTCTTGGTATGGTTTCCAACAAATTATGTGGTATGCTTCCTTATTCTCTTTACAATGTGTCATCTCTTACTTACATATCGGCCACGAACAACCACTTTAACGGCTCTCTTCCGGCCGACATGTTCTTCTCCCTCCCTAGGCTCCAACTTTTTGAAATTGGAAGCAACCAAATGTCAGGTTCAATCCCTGTTTCAATCACCAATGCAACCTCTCTTAGAAGATTTGATGTCACTAATAATAGTTTTTTAGGGAAAGTTCCAAGTCTAGCAAAGTTGCATGATCTTTGGTGGTTGAATTTTGGTTCCAACTATCTAGGAAGTTATTCACTTAAGGACTCTGAGTTCTTAGAATCTTTGCAAAATTGTAGTAAGTTGGAAATATTGGACATATCCGCCAACAATTTCGCTGGCCGTTTGCCAGAAAATATAGCCAACTTTTCCGACCGGCTCAGAGAAATATACCTTAGTGATAACCTATTGTTTGGAGAAATTCCTACCACTTTAGGAGATCACATTAATTTAGATGTCCTTACCATGGAACTCAACTTTTTTATAGGATCAATTCCAACAACATTTGTAAAGTTTCAAACAAtgaaaagattggatttgagttatAACAAAATCTCAGGACAAATTCCACCCTTTATAGGGAACCTTAGCCAATTGCTTGAGCTAAGAATCTCAAACAATATGCTAAGAGGAAACATTCCTCCAAGTATAGGAAATTGCAAAAGTTTAGAAATTCTAGACCTTGCAACTAACAATCTTAGTGGAGTCATACCCCCAGAAGTTATAGGTCTTTCTTCTTTGACAGTCCTACTAAACTTGTACGAAAACTCGTTGACCGGATACCTTCCTGGACAAGTAAGCCTGTTGAAATTTATTCGTCAGTTGGACGTCTCGAAAAATTATCTGTCTGGCGAAATTCCTGAGAATATTGGAGAGTTGGTAAACCTCGAGTACCTTAACTTACAAGGTAATTCATTCAATGGAACCATACCTTCATCTTTGGCTATGGTGAAGAGTCTCCAACATTTAGACCTATCAAGAAACAACTTGTCTGGATCGATTCCAACCGCGCTACAAGATCTATCTCTTCTAGAATACCTAAATGTTTCTTTCAACATGTTGGATGGTGAAGTTCCAAGAAAAGGTGTGTTTGGAAATTCAACTGCTATAACACTATTTGGTAATGTTAAGCTTTGTGGAGGAATCTCTGAGCTGAAGTTACCACCATGCCATGGTTCAAAACAACCAAGACATCATAGTTTCAAGGACATAGCAGTGATGATAGTTTCTATGGTTGCTTTTCCTGTTCTGTTGTGTTCTATGTTTGTTGCTTATATGATGAGGATAAGAAAGAATGAACCAATTTCAGATTCATCAGCATTAAATGACTTATTTGAAAAGGTGTCGTATCAAAGACTTCACCAAGCAACTAATGGTTTCTCAGCTAGCAACTTGATAGGGTCTGGAAATTTCGGCTTTGTTTATAAAGGCAATCTCGCCTCGACTAATAAAGTTGTAGCTATAAAGGTCTTAAACCTTCAAAAGAAAGGAGCTCGAGCGAGTTTCATGGCCGAATGCAATGCACTGAAACACATTAGCCATCGAAATTTGGTTAAGATTCTAACCTGTTGCTCGAGTACAGATCACAACGGCCGAGAATTCAAAGCTCTGGTGTTCAAATACATGGAAAATGGAAGCTTGGATAAATGGTTGCATCCAGATATTGAAAGATTTGAAGTGCCAAAAACCTTGATGAGTCTAAACCAAAGAATAAGGATTCTAATTGATGTTGCTTCAGCAATAAGTTATCTTCACTACGAATGCGCGCAGCCTATTGTTCATTGCGATTTAAAGCCGAGCAATATTCTTCTAGATGATAACATGGTTGCTCATGTTGGTGACTTTGGATCTGCAAGATTTCTGTCAAAAATCAATGACAAATCTTATAAGCAAAATATCATATCCAGAATAAATGGTACTATTGGTTATACTCCTCCAGGTATAATGTCATCTTCAAAAGAGTGATTTAAATTTAACAACTTTGTTTCTTAAGATGTATTAACCAATTCACAACATATTGCAGAGTATGGAATGAGTTCAGAGGTGTCGAAACAAGGCGACACGTATAGCTTTGGGATTCTTGTTTTGGAAATGTTAACAGGAAGAAGACCTACTGAGGAAACTTTTCAACTTGGTCACAATCTCCATAGCTATGTAAGGATGGCATTTCCAGATAAACTCTTGCAGATTGTAGATCCAATTCTTCTGTCCATAGAAATAGAAGGAACAACAGCAAAGAAATGTTTGTATTCACTCTTTAGAATTGGACTTGCTTGTTCTGTGGAGTCACCAAAAGAAAGAATGAGCATCGAGTGTGTTAGCAGAGAACTAAACCTTATAAAGAATTCCTTATAAAAGGtacaaattaatttcttttattcaaaataaGCATATGATAGTCAATAACAGTGATTAACACTATGAATTGAATTTTGTGCAGAACACCTTTCATGTGAATCAATtacaattaattataactaactgGGTGGGTTAAGAAATGCTTCCTAATGCCTTGGCTTTCTCTCTAAGAACATACTTTTGTATCTTCCCTGTTGAAGTTTTTGGTATATCTTGAAAAATCACTGTTTTAGGTGCCATGTAATGTGGCAAATGATCCCTACAGAAGTTGATTATTTCTTGAGAATCCATATCATCATACCCTTCTTTCAACTCCACGAATGCGCACGGAGTTTGTCCCCAATGATTATCCGGCCGGGCAACAACTGCTGCTTCAAGCACGGCTGGATGGTTATACAAAACAGTTTCCACCTCGACCGAGCTTATATTCTCCCCGCCGGAGATTATAATGTCCTTCAACCTGTCCTTGATTTCTATGTATCCAtcttggtgtttcacaccaagaTCACCACTATGGAACCAACCATCTTTGAAAACTTCTTTTGTAGCTTTCAAATCTCTAAGGTATCCACTCATCACTGTGTTCCCTCTAAACATAACTTCCCCCATTGTTTTCCCATCATTTGGAACACTCTCCATTGTTTCCGGATCCTTGATATCAATTTCATCCAAGCCAACATGTGGAATTCCTTGCCTTGCTTTCAATCTTGATCTTTCTTGCGGCGCAAGTAAGTCCCATTCAGGCTTCCAGACACAAAAAGTGCCTGGGCCATATGTTTCTGTGAGGCCATAGAGGTGAGAAACTGTGAATCCGAGCTCTTCCATCTTGGCGATGATCTGAGGCGGCGGAGGAGAGCCACCTGTCATAGCCAATACCTTGTGATCGATCGGCTTCCTATCGAATGAAGCAGAGTTCACAATCATGTTAAGAACTGTAGGAGCTCCCCCCAAGTGTGTAACCTTGTAATTTGTCACATTATCAAAAATGTCCTTTGGCTTTACCTTCCTAAGACAAATATTGGTTCCAAATTGTGCCGCCACGCCCCAAGGAAGGCACCATCCATTGCAATGGAACATAGGAACTGTCCATAGATACACCGGGAAGAGATCCATTCGAAAGAGTAGAACTGTCGCGAGCGAGTTCAAATACGCGCCTCTATGGCTAAAAATTACTCCTTTAGGCCTTGATGTGGTGCCAGAGGTGTAATTAATACTTATAGGATCCATTTCACTCTTTGGCCTAACTATTTCAAACCCTTTTTCACCATTTGCTAGTAGCATCTCATACTCATAACTGATTGAAGAAGTGTCAATTGttgaatcagaatcagaatcagcaaTTAGGACTAGAATTGGCAATTTTGAAGATGTTCTTTTGCATAGCAGGTCCAATGCGCTGCGCGCGACTTCAAGCAGTTGGTAGTCTACAAAGAGGATCTTAGCTTGTGAATGCTCCAGCAAGACTGAAACCATGGATGCGTCGAGGCGCGAATTCAAGGTGCAGATAATGGCTCCAGCCATTGGGACTGCAAAATGCAGCTCATACATTGCTGGAACATTAGGTGATAATGTTGCAACCTGTTTCAAAACAACATTGAATATACAATagcatcaatgattgaatccattcaCCTTAAAGAGTTTAAGGATGCTTCCTAATATTTTTCTTAGTACAAGATTCAACAGCAATAACAGCcactaggcatatcataataaataatatcTGCATTAAACCAGTTTTATATAAATCTCCTAACATCTAAATCCAAAAATATCAAGATGATTATAGAAGTCTCAGGCCTCTAAATGCTATTTATTAAACTTTGACTTAATAGTTAATCAATTACCAAAACCTAAAATATTAAACTGTGGATGAAACAGATACAACTTTTCAGGACTTTCACAACAAAATCAGAAGCAGAAACAGCTTCTAACTCTAATATACTGAGAAGTTATCAAAGTAAACAAAGTGACAAAAGTAATAAACAAAACTCACAACATCACCACGGGAAATCCCCAACTGAGAGAGAGAAGAAGCAAGTTTCAAACACCTTTGATGTGTCTCACCCCATTTATACTCCAAAGAACCATAAACAAGTGATGTTCTCTCTCTGCAAAACCTTGCTGCTCTCTCCAAGAACCTTAATGGAGTCAGAGGAACAAGATTTGCAGAACAGTGGAATAGACCCTCCATTAATTCCCATGATCCTTGATCCTTATGATCTTTGGAAAAGTTGcaaaatttaagtgatttatgCGATGAAATGAAAAGGGTCGCTCTTGAATTCCTAAGAGAACTTGTCCAATGCATGTTCTTGAAAAGTTGGTTCATGGTTGTGGATAACTAGTATAGTTGACACTTGACACTCTTTAACAGTGTTTTAACGTGTCATGTGACAATGAAAACATAGTGAAAGTGATGAGTTTATCGGTTTCTGAGTAGAATCATCAAAGTAAGACCTAGCTAGTAACTCATCACAATTATGATCACTTTTTTTTCCAATGATTTGTTTGGTAGTGAGATAAGGAAATCAATGAAGCCACGTGTTGCATGTTATGTATAGATAATATAGATAAGAGAGAGGGCCAAATCAAAAGGATTATgctaattcttaaaaaaattgagagCTAAAgcgtgattttaaattttttattgtttttttatatttattttttattctacttataaaattaatggtataaaatcacactttattttttaattattaaaaaaattgagaaaatttatTTCCTATTAAAtaaccaataatttttttaaataatataaacaatgaattttaattttaattattattagatattaattattcatatcactaattaaatttaaaattaatttatttttttaatctcattatttatattattgaatATTGTTGTTATCTATCCATACTTATCCAAATCTCGAAATTTCAATTCAAACAATGTGCATATAGCCAATAAGAATAAGATTTGAGTTTAGACTAAATCTCTAATATTCACTACTTTTATCATTTCagtatttcaaatttaaaatttactataCTAATTTTTGAGATTCAGTTTTAGACACTATATTCATCTCTAAATTCTTTCTAATTTGAGTCAATAATCGGAGTGTTGAATTAGTTTAATAACTCTTACTTATTATGTTAGACACATagctaaatattattttttattttaaattttaaataagacaaaaataagattgttttaaaaaatgaataaaaatataatgatttATACATCatatatactcttttttttttttggtcatgttTAAGTAGCAAAACGAAACGACATTTTATTATGTGTCCAAATTCAACATTTAGTTTACTTAATTTAGTACTAAAAAGAgtttaaagactaatttgatgtccaaaattaaatctcaaaaattaatataaataattttaattttaaaagactaaaataataaaaaattataaatttaaaataccaCTTTAAAAATTTAGTGTTTTGAGTTTATGAATTTAGcatattatctaaaaataaaaccTTACAGTATCAGCCATATCTAATACCTTGGCCACTTAAATCCACTTACATATATTAAGCTAATTCAtcacctaaatacaaaacattaatAACATGAGGATTAAAAAATACCCACTAGCACATAGTTTGTCGCACATAAAATAATGGAAAGAATAGGTAATGCAATCTGAACatgaaagataagatataataatGGCCACGAACTtactcaaattaattattttaaataattcatCAAGATTgattttcttgcttttaattaaaaatttacaaCTTTtctatttagaaaaaaaaaatggactAGCCGTTTAACTCACGATTTTTTCTTAAATGGGTTAGACTTTTATTTTAGAgcatgtatatatttaatatataatttgggGTGAATTAACCGTTTGACACGTTTAGTGAAAGatctttctaaaataaaaatagttataaataataattttatgtgAAAATGATAATTAGGATGTGAATGTATATTGTGTTAAGAAATttattcaaatatattaaattatctaaccgtttttaattataatattttttataaaaaaatatcttcacATATTAAAACCAAAATATTAATGCTCAATTTAATCCTTAATTAGTTTCGTTTGGTTTCTGTCCTGTgacaaaatacaaatataaaaataaaaatgtaaagataaaaatatattagaaaGAGTAAAATactggaaaaacaaaaaattatggcTGAAAGATAGAAATGTGTAGATGTTTTATATTCCAAAACGGTAGACAACTAGACATAACAATAGACAGAAATACagaaatttttattcctcagaaaTAATATTAAAAGAAGGTAGATCGTCATTCATGTGAATGATAAAAAGatgggatttttttaatttttttctgtctGTATATCTTTATATTTATCAAACATAAGCTTAAGTATCACCTTATGctataagaataataattattttagacATTAAGAATTTATATGATATATAGTAGTAagagtttaattttcatatactgacagtataaaatattttacacaatcgTACAATcacaattcttgaattattattCACGcagtcaatataaaaaataattatttttatgtacgtgtaaaataatttttcacTCACaacgcatcaaaattaaattcataatactaaataaataataaattaaaaagacatAAATTAAAGGAGAAGACTTACTACATCACCAGGTGAGATCCCTAGCTGAGTGAGAGAAGAAGCAAGTTTCAAACACCTTTGATATGTGTCACTCCATTTATACTCCAAAGAACCATAAACAAGTGATGTTCTTTCTCCACAAAACCTTGCTGCTCTCTCCAAAAAACTTATTGGAGTCAAAGGAGAAGAATTTGCATCACAAAAAACAACACCCTCCATCGATGATccttgatcatcatcatcatttggaTAATGGGAATTATTGTTAAGGGAACTATGAGCTGaaaatattatttgtgtttttctaCTATTGGAATAATAATAGTGCCTTAGAATAACATTATTACACAACTTCATCATGATGAACCTTTTATGGTTCATATGTTGGTGAAGAAAACAAGAAGATCTTGGAAAAGTATTGCTTACCCCATTGGAAAAATTGAAGGCACAAATcaagccaccaccaccaccattcatAGATCTTAATGTTGCAAAATCCATAAGGTTTTTTAGTAGTACACCACACAAGCCTAGCTCTGTTTCACTTTATTGGGTTAGTGATATGTTTttatgaattattttattttatatatatgggaTAACCATCAAGCAgttggaaaattaaagtgcatttAAAATTGCTTCCTCCCTTGTCTTCTAAGGATATAAAAATCAACCATTCATGTaattgtatcaaaatttaattgagaataaattattattttttgtctctTAAATAGTTTAATTCTTTTGATAAAATAgctttttaaaaaatagtaaattaattttctaatcaaaattgtaataaattattatttttttatctcttaaatagtttaattcttttgataaaataactttttaaaaaaatgatatattagttttctaattaaaattgtaCCAGTTTAAAAATATGCACTATCTTTTAATAActgataaataatttatatattcagtccattttttttaaaatattatttgaagtttgatctctaatatttttatattgccATTGgcataagaaaattataaaaaaaaacatttagtataaaattactaattttaaaaaataaaaaatattatttttaaataaatttacaaaaattCGCTTCAAAATATGAgtgaattatatttttaactatgaaaataaatTTGTTTCTCTCACACTAATTTGGAAATAACGTAACACACTCCAACACACCTATTGTGGGTAGACAACATGACTCATCAAAAATGACATTTAACCAATTCCTTAAATGTGTCCATGGCTATAATGTacaaataaatatagaatataataCAATATGAGATAAGATATAATAGCAGATAAgatgatatataaattttaaaatattataaaatataaaataaaattagacacATTAAtacgtaataatatttaaatatgtcTAGAAAAAATGACAAACAGAGTATAATATACGACAACTTGCTTCAAAACATACATATCAAATTAATCATGACCAGGGACGGACGTAAGGGGGCGAGTGGCAACCTCGGCCCCCaactttttttaatagtaataagttattatgtatataatttaatttttttaaaaaaatttatttagtatttagtctagtataaataaaagtctaatctaatttaaatattaataatttttaatatctaaaaagtaagtaacaatattaaagaaatctgaaaaagatattattactaatattttttaattaaataaaaatttttaaatctcataaaatgaattctttttttttcttgtagccatctttttttattcatttgatattaattttttcTGTTCAACTGTTACAATTAAgagatttttttcaagtttcaactatgaatattgtgaaaaataacttaaaaacaaaataaaagatgaattttttgctaattgtcttttaattatattgaaaagaaaattactgaCAAATTTGACACAAATTTCATTATCagtaaattttatgatacgaagaattgaccacttcgttagtaaaaagtatacacatatttttttattttaaaatatattttttgtcgatatatttttgtaatacatcttatattatataatatttttttacataatttt is a window from the Arachis hypogaea cultivar Tifrunner chromosome 1, arahy.Tifrunner.gnm2.J5K5, whole genome shotgun sequence genome containing:
- the LOC112797145 gene encoding LRR receptor-like serine/threonine-protein kinase EFR is translated as MFLNKMKLLLFSFTINLLCFFQSNIASFSLAIENNNDNNDELNALLKFKEAISNDPHKILTSWNSSNHFCNWHGITCSKREQRVLELNLEGYQLQGFMSPHIGNLSSLQTLNLQNNNFYGGIPPELGHLSRLRLLFLANNSLAGEIPTNLTSCLELRRIYLQGNNLSGKIPMEIGSLKELQWLWLAKNHLSGKIPYSIWNLSSLLVLSLSYNNLEGKIPQNIGNLKHLQILGMVSNKLCGMLPYSLYNVSSLTYISATNNHFNGSLPADMFFSLPRLQLFEIGSNQMSGSIPVSITNATSLRRFDVTNNSFLGKVPSLAKLHDLWWLNFGSNYLGSYSLKDSEFLESLQNCSKLEILDISANNFAGRLPENIANFSDRLREIYLSDNLLFGEIPTTLGDHINLDVLTMELNFFIGSIPTTFVKFQTMKRLDLSYNKISGQIPPFIGNLSQLLELRISNNMLRGNIPPSIGNCKSLEILDLATNNLSGVIPPEVIGLSSLTVLLNLYENSLTGYLPGQVSLLKFIRQLDVSKNYLSGEIPENIGELVNLEYLNLQGNSFNGTIPSSLAMVKSLQHLDLSRNNLSGSIPTALQDLSLLEYLNVSFNMLDGEVPRKGVFGNSTAITLFGNVKLCGGISELKLPPCHGSKQPRHHSFKDIAVMIVSMVAFPVLLCSMFVAYMMRIRKNEPISDSSALNDLFEKVSYQRLHQATNGFSASNLIGSGNFGFVYKGNLASTNKVVAIKVLNLQKKGARASFMAECNALKHISHRNLVKILTCCSSTDHNGREFKALVFKYMENGSLDKWLHPDIERFEVPKTLMSLNQRIRILIDVASAISYLHYECAQPIVHCDLKPSNILLDDNMVAHVGDFGSARFLSKINDKSYKQNIISRINGTIGYTPPEYGMSSEVSKQGDTYSFGILVLEMLTGRRPTEETFQLGHNLHSYVRMAFPDKLLQIVDPILLSIEIEGTTAKKCLYSLFRIGLACSVESPKERMSIECVSRELNLIKNSL